A genome region from Panicum virgatum strain AP13 chromosome 4K, P.virgatum_v5, whole genome shotgun sequence includes the following:
- the LOC120701858 gene encoding probable peroxygenase 4 → MESERGATTAAAAPSPRKAQPKRSQLAHRHVLRGAAFTISLTFSPPPHPVGISAAFLPLPPKLAPIRAQLSHRRGRATGYGERAWSDDGRRRPVARKAQPERSQLARRHVLRGAAFAIVTALLLSVLGRPGNRDDAASRERPPSSTADVYEQGELTPLQRHVAFFDRDKDGVIYASETYQGFRAIGCGVPLSAAAAVFINGGLGPKTIPENEKTPPFKLPIYVTNIHKGKHGSDSGVYDANGRFVPEKFEIFKKHARTRPDALTGKELQELLKANREPNDFKGWLGGFTEWKVLYYVCKDKDGFLHKDTARAVYDGSLFERLEDERKSNKDSTS, encoded by the exons ATGGAGAGCGAGCGTGGagcgacgacggccgccgccgccccgtcgccCCGGAAGGCGCAGCCGAAGAGGTCCCAGCTGGCTCATCGGCACGTCCTTCGCGGCGCGGCATTCACCATT TCCCTCACCTTCTCTCCCCCGCCGCACCCCGTCGGCATCTCTGCCGCATTCCTTCCCCTCCCTCCAAAGCTAGCTCCGATCCGGGCTCAGCTCTCTCATCGGCGAGGGCGGGCTACCGGCTATGGAGAGCGAGCGTGGagcgacgacggccgccgccgccccgtcgccCGGAAGGCGCAGCCGGAGAGGTCTCAGCTGGCTCGTCGGCACGTCCTTCGCGGCGCGGCATTCGCCATTGTAACCGCCCTGCTCCTCTCCGTGCTGGGACGGCCGGGGAACAGAGACGACGCCGCCAGCAGGGAGCGGCCGCCCTCCTCCACGGCGGACGTGTACGAGCAGGGCGAGCTCACGCCGCTGCAGAGGCACGTCGCCTTCTTCGACCGGGACAAGGACGGCGTCATCTACGCC TCCGAGACCTACCAAG GGTTCCGCGCGATCGGGTGCGGCGTGCcgctgtccgccgccgccgccgtcttcatCAACGGCGGACTTGGACCCAAGACCATACCG GAGAACGAGAAGACCCCACCTTTCAAGCTACCAATTTATGTGACGAACATCCACAAGGGCAAGCACGGAAGTGATTCTGGCGTGTATGATGCCAATGGAAG GTTCGTTCCTGAAAAGTTTGAGATCTTCAAGAAGCATGCCCGCACCAGGCCTGATGCCCTGACAGGCAAAGAGCTCCAGGAGTTGCTCAAAGCAAACAGGGAACCTAACGACTTTAAAGGATG GTTGGGTGGCTTCACGGAATGGAAGGTGCTGTACTACGTGTGCAAAGATAAGGATGGGTTTCTCCACAAGGACACTGCAAGGGCAGTCTATGATGGTAGCCTGTTCGAAAGGTTGGAGGATGAGAGGAAGTCCAATAAGGACTCTACTAGCTAA
- the LOC120704695 gene encoding probable peroxygenase 5 isoform X2, with amino-acid sequence MAAEPADAGSSKPGSSMADVYEQGELTPLQRHVAFFDRDKDGVIYPSETYEGFRAIGAGVPLSAFSALFINGLLGPKTVPENEKAPALKLPIYVKNIQKGKHGSDSGVYDANGRFVPEKFEEIFKKHAHTRPDALTGKELQELLKANREPKDFKGWLGGFTEWKVLYSLCKDEKGFLHKDTVRAVYDGSLFERLEKERKSEESTNKK; translated from the exons ATGGCCGCCGAACCTGCGGACGCCG GGAGCAGCAAGCCGGGTTCCTCCATGGCGGACGTGTACGAGCAGGGCGAGCtcacgccgctgcagcggcaCGTCGCCTTCTTCGACCGCGACAAGGACGGCGTCATCTACCCCTCCGAGACATACGAAG GGTTCCGCGCGATCGGGGCCGGCGTCCCGCTCTCCGCCTTCAGCGCCCTCTTCATCAACGGCCTCCTTGGACCCAAGACCGTGCCG GAGAACGAGAAGGCTCCAGCGTTGAAGCTCCCCATTTACGTGAAGAACATCCAAAAGGGAAAGCACGGGAGCGACTCGGGCGTGTACGATGCCAACGGAAG GTTTGTTCCTGAAAAGTTTGAGGAGATCTTCAAGAAGCATGCCCACACTAGGCCTGATGCTTTGACAGGCAAAGAGCTGCAGGAGCTGCTAAAAGCAAACAGGGAGCCTAAGGACTTCAAAGGATG GCTGGGTGGTTTCACTGAGTGGAAGGTGCTCTACTCCCTCTGCAAAGACGAAAAAGGGTTCCTTCACAAGGACACTGTCAGGGCAGTCTATGATGGCAGCCTATTCGAAAGGTTGGAGAAGGAGAGGAAGTCTGAGGAGTCTACTAATAAGAAATGA
- the LOC120704695 gene encoding probable peroxygenase 5 isoform X1: MAAEPADAGSSKPGSSMADVYEQGELTPLQRHVAFFDRDKDGVIYPSETYEGFRAIGAGVPLSAFSALFINGLLGPKTVPENEKAPALKLPIYVKNIQKGKHGSDSGVYDANGRFVPEKFEEIFKKHAHTRPDALTGKELQELLKANREPKDFKGCIFMQNTTGWVVSLSGRCSTPSAKTKKGSFTRTLSGQSMMAAYSKGWRRRGSLRSLLIRNDKNIIYKAIVHEFVNYIMACVDQ, encoded by the exons ATGGCCGCCGAACCTGCGGACGCCG GGAGCAGCAAGCCGGGTTCCTCCATGGCGGACGTGTACGAGCAGGGCGAGCtcacgccgctgcagcggcaCGTCGCCTTCTTCGACCGCGACAAGGACGGCGTCATCTACCCCTCCGAGACATACGAAG GGTTCCGCGCGATCGGGGCCGGCGTCCCGCTCTCCGCCTTCAGCGCCCTCTTCATCAACGGCCTCCTTGGACCCAAGACCGTGCCG GAGAACGAGAAGGCTCCAGCGTTGAAGCTCCCCATTTACGTGAAGAACATCCAAAAGGGAAAGCACGGGAGCGACTCGGGCGTGTACGATGCCAACGGAAG GTTTGTTCCTGAAAAGTTTGAGGAGATCTTCAAGAAGCATGCCCACACTAGGCCTGATGCTTTGACAGGCAAAGAGCTGCAGGAGCTGCTAAAAGCAAACAGGGAGCCTAAGGACTTCAAAGGATG TATTTTTATGCAAAATACCACAGGCTGGGTGGTTTCACTGAGTGGAAGGTGCTCTACTCCCTCTGCAAAGACGAAAAAGGGTTCCTTCACAAGGACACTGTCAGGGCAGTCTATGATGGCAGCCTATTCGAAAGGTTGGAGAAGGAGAGGAAGTCTGAGGAGTCTACTAATAAGAAATGATAAGAACATCATATATAAAGCTATCGTGCATGAATTTGTAAATTATATTATGGCGTGTGTGGATCAGTAA
- the LOC120704697 gene encoding probable peroxygenase 7: MLGWRPLPATAVTAVLLLWVFSFLSLAIVVVLCKGNHGEARIDFANMTALQKHAEFFDRDKDGIITPSEMFEGGSAREASQSPGYVAIGCDAEYARATAASVSAGVGAITSPVDAPLPHLSISIYDSPAAPRNLRWSTTVKIFLTV; encoded by the exons ATGTTGGGTTGGCGACCATTGCCGGCAACAGCAGTGACTGCTGTCCTGCTTCTGTGGGTATTCAGCT TTCTCTCACTTGCTATTGTTGTTGTATTATGTAAAGGTAACCATGGGGAAGCAAGGATTGATTTTGCTAACATGACTGCACTCCAAAAGCATGCCGAATTTTTTGACCGGGATAAAGATGGCATCATTACACCTTCAGAGATGTTTGAAG GTGGATCTGCCCGTGAAGCTTCCCAGTCACCAG GATATGTTGCAATTGGATGTGATGCGGAATATGCCAGGGCTACAGCTGCATCCGTCAGTGCCGGTGTTGGTGCTATTACAAGCCCT GTTGATGCACCACTGCCTCACTTATCAATTTCTATATATGATTCCCCCGCCGCTCCGCGCAACCTCAGGTGGTCCACGACAGTAAAAATTTTTTTGACCGTTTGA
- the LOC120704696 gene encoding probable peroxygenase 4, producing the protein MAGKAADTGSSSDGGATTGQSSSSMADVYKGELTPLQRHAAFFDRDKDGVIHPSETYKGCRAIGCGVALSAASAVFVNAALGPNTKPENQKTPPFKFPIYVKNIHKGKHGSDSGVYDANGRFVSEKFEEIFKKYAHTKPDALTGKELQEMLQANREPKDFKGWLGGFTEWKVLYSLCKDKDGFLHKDTVRAVYDGSLFERLEQERKAKKESRKKK; encoded by the exons ATGGCCGGCAAAGCTGCAGACACCG GGagcagcagcgacggcggcgccaccacggggcagtcctcctcctccatggcggaCGTGTACAAGGGCGAGctcacgccgctgcagcgccaCGCCGCCTTCTTCGACCGCGACAAGGACGGCGTCATCCACCCCTCCGAGACGTACAAAG GGTGCCGCGCGATCGGATGCGGGGTGGCGCTCTCGGCCGCCAGCGCCGTCTTCGTCAACGCCGCACTTGGGCCCAACACCAAACCG GAGAACCAGAAGACTCCGCCTTTCAAGTTCCCCATTTATGTGAAGAACATTCACAAGGGCAAGCATGGAAGCGATTCAGGCGTGTATGATGCCAATGGAAG ATTTGTTTCTGAAAAATTTGAGGAGATATTCAAGAAGTATGCCCACACCAAACCTGATGCTCTCACGGGAAAAGAGCTGCAGGAGATGCTCCAAGCAAACAGGGAACCCAAAGACTTCAAAGGATG GCTGGGTGGCTTCACGGAGTGGAAGGTGCTGTATTCTCTGTGCAAAGACAAGGACGGGTTTCTCCACAAGGATACTGTCAGGGCGGTCTATGATGGCAGCCTGTTTGAAAGGTTGGAGCAAGAGAGGAAGGCTAAGAAGGAATCGAGAAAGAAGAAGTGA